Proteins found in one Pseudochaenichthys georgianus chromosome 13, fPseGeo1.2, whole genome shotgun sequence genomic segment:
- the LOC117457271 gene encoding caspase a-like isoform X1 encodes MADELNRIRVKFVDSVNKELIKELLDGLLEVGVLNDGQKDSILEENPSTKDKARALIDTVRRKGDVASRKMIALLQSRDQTLYDSLGLSSGKPAQPAAAAAPEIKLEQECSDTLIPSTKAFWTGKQGQRDTYPAAENSIRHRLALLITNITFTDTSLNRKGADRDEENMDTLLVALGYEVVKLTDLTGKEIDAAVIEFSKHKKLKETDSVVVVIMSHGKLGAVLGVGWKKDKPDEFCINNIYHHLGPERCPALLDKPKIILIQACRGEKRGSVLVKDGLSCDDASHNTGHEEFEEDGVRYVIKEKDFLALLSCTPDTVSYRQTDRGSLLIQYFVEVLNTSAHMDDIEELFRKVMQRFEDFSVNNKRQMPTKDRVTLTRRFYFFPGI; translated from the exons ATGGCAG ATGAGCTGAACAGGATTAGGGTTAAGTTTGTGGACAGCGTGAACAAAGAACTGATCAAGGAGCTCCTGGACGGCCTTTTAGAGGTTGGTGTCTTGAATGATGGCCAGAAGGACTCAATTCTTGAGGAGAATCCTAGCACGAAAGATAAGGCACGTGCTCTCATTGACACAGTTAGGAGAAAAGGAGATGTAGCCAGCAGGAAGATGATCGCTCTCCTTCAAAGCAGAGATCAAACACTTTATGATTCACTCGGTCTTTCCTCTGGGAAACCTGCTCAGCCAG CTGCAGCTGCAGCTCCAGAAATAAAGCTGGAGCAGGAATGTTCAGACACTCTGATTCCTTCCACCAAGGCCTTCTGGACAGGGAAACAGGGTCAAAGAGAT ACTTACCCTGCGGCCGAAAATTCCATTAGGCATCGTTTGGCCCTGTTAATCACCAACATAACGTTTACTGATACCAGTTTAAACAGAAAGGGAGCTGATAGGGACGAGGAGAACATGGACACACTGCTCGTTGCTTTGGGATACGAAGTGGTGAAACTCACTGACCTCACGGGAAAG GAAATTGATGCTGCTGTGATTGAGTTCTCCAAACATAAGAAATTGAAAGAGACAGACAGCGTGGTGGTGGTAATCATGTCTCATGGGAAACTGGGAGCTGTCCTCGGTGTTGGGTGGAAAAAAGACAAACCTGATGAGTTTTGCATCAACAACATTTACCATCACTTGGGTCCGGAGAGATGTCCCGCGCTGCTGGACAAACCCAAGATCATCCTCATCCAGGCCTGCAGAGGAG AAAAGAGAGGTTCAGTGCTGGTTAAAGACGGTTTGTCCTGTGACGATGCCTCACATAATACTGGCCATGAAGAATTTGAGGAGGATGGTGTGCGATATGTAATCAAAGAAAAAGATTTCCTTGCTCTTCTGTCCTGCACTCCCG ATACTGTCTCATACAGACAAACAGATCGTGGGTCTCTTCTCATCCAGTATTTTGTGGAGGTATTGAACACCTCTGCACACATGGATGACATCGAAGAACTTTTCAGAAAA GTCATGCAACGTTTCGAGGACTTTTCCGTGAACAACAAAAGACAGATGCCGACCAAAGACAGAGTCACTCTGACAAGGCGCTTCTACTTCTTTCCAGGCATCTGA
- the LOC117457271 gene encoding caspase a-like isoform X2, which produces MADELNRIRVKFVDSVNKELIKELLDGLLEVGVLNDGQKDSILEENPSTKDKARALIDTVRRKGDVASRKMIALLQSRDQTLYDSLGLSSGKPAQPAAAPEIKLEQECSDTLIPSTKAFWTGKQGQRDTYPAAENSIRHRLALLITNITFTDTSLNRKGADRDEENMDTLLVALGYEVVKLTDLTGKEIDAAVIEFSKHKKLKETDSVVVVIMSHGKLGAVLGVGWKKDKPDEFCINNIYHHLGPERCPALLDKPKIILIQACRGEKRGSVLVKDGLSCDDASHNTGHEEFEEDGVRYVIKEKDFLALLSCTPDTVSYRQTDRGSLLIQYFVEVLNTSAHMDDIEELFRKVMQRFEDFSVNNKRQMPTKDRVTLTRRFYFFPGI; this is translated from the exons ATGGCAG ATGAGCTGAACAGGATTAGGGTTAAGTTTGTGGACAGCGTGAACAAAGAACTGATCAAGGAGCTCCTGGACGGCCTTTTAGAGGTTGGTGTCTTGAATGATGGCCAGAAGGACTCAATTCTTGAGGAGAATCCTAGCACGAAAGATAAGGCACGTGCTCTCATTGACACAGTTAGGAGAAAAGGAGATGTAGCCAGCAGGAAGATGATCGCTCTCCTTCAAAGCAGAGATCAAACACTTTATGATTCACTCGGTCTTTCCTCTGGGAAACCTGCTCAGCCAG CTGCAGCTCCAGAAATAAAGCTGGAGCAGGAATGTTCAGACACTCTGATTCCTTCCACCAAGGCCTTCTGGACAGGGAAACAGGGTCAAAGAGAT ACTTACCCTGCGGCCGAAAATTCCATTAGGCATCGTTTGGCCCTGTTAATCACCAACATAACGTTTACTGATACCAGTTTAAACAGAAAGGGAGCTGATAGGGACGAGGAGAACATGGACACACTGCTCGTTGCTTTGGGATACGAAGTGGTGAAACTCACTGACCTCACGGGAAAG GAAATTGATGCTGCTGTGATTGAGTTCTCCAAACATAAGAAATTGAAAGAGACAGACAGCGTGGTGGTGGTAATCATGTCTCATGGGAAACTGGGAGCTGTCCTCGGTGTTGGGTGGAAAAAAGACAAACCTGATGAGTTTTGCATCAACAACATTTACCATCACTTGGGTCCGGAGAGATGTCCCGCGCTGCTGGACAAACCCAAGATCATCCTCATCCAGGCCTGCAGAGGAG AAAAGAGAGGTTCAGTGCTGGTTAAAGACGGTTTGTCCTGTGACGATGCCTCACATAATACTGGCCATGAAGAATTTGAGGAGGATGGTGTGCGATATGTAATCAAAGAAAAAGATTTCCTTGCTCTTCTGTCCTGCACTCCCG ATACTGTCTCATACAGACAAACAGATCGTGGGTCTCTTCTCATCCAGTATTTTGTGGAGGTATTGAACACCTCTGCACACATGGATGACATCGAAGAACTTTTCAGAAAA GTCATGCAACGTTTCGAGGACTTTTCCGTGAACAACAAAAGACAGATGCCGACCAAAGACAGAGTCACTCTGACAAGGCGCTTCTACTTCTTTCCAGGCATCTGA